Proteins encoded within one genomic window of Gloeobacter kilaueensis JS1:
- a CDS encoding LysR family transcriptional regulator, whose product MDRLTSLLLFVRAAQQGNFTAAARLAGTSPSSISRAVRQLEERLGVRLLNRTTRSIALTEEGLVFFERCRQILGELEEAETVLSQAHLAPTGTLKLNFPAAFGRMHISPALPRFIERYPQLQLEVGFDERQVNLIEQGVDAIVRIGRSPDSSLQMRPLARARLITCAAPAYLARTRIPHSPAELEDCHCLNFVLPQIGRPREWQFSKEGSTEVFTLPVPGRLSFDDPQALLAAAVAGGGLIQMYNFLVWPAIASGTLIPVLEQFAPPSVPISVLYPQKKFLPARVGAFLTFLDELVDGLRKQHILD is encoded by the coding sequence ATGGATCGCCTTACCAGCCTGCTTTTGTTTGTCCGAGCAGCCCAGCAGGGAAATTTCACTGCAGCGGCACGGCTGGCAGGAACCTCCCCCTCGTCGATCTCCCGCGCCGTGCGGCAGTTAGAAGAGCGCCTGGGAGTGCGCCTGCTCAACCGCACCACCCGCAGCATTGCCTTGACAGAAGAAGGACTTGTGTTTTTCGAGCGTTGCCGACAGATTTTAGGGGAGTTGGAAGAAGCGGAAACGGTCCTCAGTCAGGCCCACCTGGCACCGACAGGTACGTTAAAACTCAACTTCCCAGCAGCCTTTGGTCGAATGCACATCTCCCCAGCCCTGCCCCGGTTCATCGAGCGTTACCCACAATTGCAACTGGAGGTAGGTTTTGACGAGCGTCAAGTCAACTTGATCGAACAGGGCGTCGATGCCATCGTGCGCATCGGTCGCAGCCCCGACAGCAGCCTGCAGATGCGTCCCCTCGCGCGCGCGCGACTGATCACCTGTGCCGCGCCGGCCTATCTCGCCCGCACCAGAATTCCGCACAGCCCTGCGGAGCTGGAAGATTGTCACTGTCTCAATTTCGTGCTTCCCCAGATAGGCAGACCGCGCGAATGGCAATTCAGCAAAGAGGGTTCAACGGAGGTATTCACCCTTCCTGTACCGGGGCGGCTGAGCTTCGACGACCCCCAGGCTTTGCTGGCGGCTGCAGTGGCAGGCGGCGGGCTTATCCAGATGTATAACTTTCTTGTATGGCCGGCCATTGCCAGTGGCACACTCATCCCCGTGCTCGAACAGTTTGCTCCCCCCAGTGTCCCCATCTCGGTCCTCTATCCCCAAAAAAAGTTTCTACCTGCCAGGGTCGGAGCATTTTTGACATTTCTAGACGAACTTGTCGATGGGTTGCGCAAACAACACATTCTCGACTGA
- a CDS encoding SDR family NAD(P)-dependent oxidoreductase, translated as MTGANGGLGQAYIEALLAAGAAKVYAAARRPDSVVVSAPGRVVPIALDVTDERSVAAAAAVATDVTLVINNAGVALNYGGFVTAGNTAAARQEMEVNYFGTWWVSRAFAPVLKANSGGAFANVLSILALVTAPIIGTYSASKAAALALTRSLRAELAAQGTQVIAVLPGTIDTPMSKDYPDPKVSVAEVAALTLRAIEEGISEVYPGEQASRLAEQLLSDPKAVEKQMSSLLPTA; from the coding sequence GTGACAGGAGCGAATGGAGGACTCGGTCAGGCTTACATCGAAGCGTTGCTGGCAGCGGGAGCGGCCAAGGTCTACGCTGCCGCTCGCAGGCCAGATTCTGTAGTGGTTAGCGCGCCAGGTCGGGTGGTTCCGATTGCCCTCGACGTTACCGACGAGCGCTCCGTGGCAGCCGCTGCTGCTGTGGCCACGGATGTCACCCTGGTGATCAACAACGCTGGGGTTGCTCTCAATTACGGCGGTTTTGTGACCGCTGGCAACACTGCTGCAGCCCGTCAGGAGATGGAGGTCAATTACTTCGGTACTTGGTGGGTATCGCGGGCTTTTGCGCCAGTGCTCAAGGCCAACAGTGGCGGTGCGTTTGCGAACGTTCTGTCGATCCTGGCTCTGGTTACTGCTCCTATCATCGGAACCTACTCGGCCTCCAAGGCTGCTGCTCTGGCCCTGACGCGCAGCCTGCGTGCAGAACTTGCTGCCCAGGGAACACAAGTGATTGCCGTGCTGCCCGGTACCATCGACACACCGATGAGCAAGGACTACCCGGACCCGAAGGTTTCTGTGGCGGAGGTGGCTGCCCTGACACTGCGTGCTATCGAAGAAGGCATCTCTGAGGTGTATCCGGGTGAGCAGGCGAGCCGACTGGCGGAACAGTTGCTGAGCGATCCCAAAGCGGTCGAAAAACAAATGTCGTCGCTGTTGCCCACTGCTTGA
- a CDS encoding cation:proton antiporter, with the protein MFVLAASTPGVLPPGLLSLGQLLASLLVIYIASKLGGELALRLKQPAVLGELVAGLAVGVSGLKLIDPAQPVLLLLAQVGVTLLLFEIGLESELRGLLKLGVQATATALVGMVVPFVLGYGVMKATGAAELVAVFVGASSTATSIGISARVLSELGYLRRTEGQIILGAAVLDDILGVVILSVVASIAAGGSLEWTGVARIVVSSLLFLVGAIVIGNRFMPFFLAIVRRLRTRGELLTASLVFAFALAWLAEQLGSAAIIGAFAAGLVLCETDKRHDLEAQLRPVTDFFLPIFFITVGAGVNLALLADRQALLLALALSALAVVGKLVCGWAAIGVKADKLVIGAGMVPRGEVGLVFASVGLATGVLSGANHTAVVIMVILTTFFGPLLLGALLRRQKRSDLAA; encoded by the coding sequence ATGTTTGTTCTTGCTGCTTCGACACCGGGAGTGTTGCCGCCAGGACTGTTGAGCCTGGGACAGCTCCTTGCCAGTTTGCTTGTTATCTATATCGCAAGCAAGTTGGGCGGGGAGCTGGCGCTGCGCCTCAAGCAGCCCGCCGTGCTGGGAGAGCTGGTGGCAGGGCTTGCCGTCGGTGTCTCGGGCCTCAAGCTCATCGATCCGGCCCAGCCGGTGCTGCTTTTACTCGCCCAGGTGGGCGTCACCCTGCTGCTGTTTGAAATCGGCCTCGAATCGGAATTGCGTGGGCTACTCAAGCTCGGTGTTCAGGCGACGGCCACGGCCCTCGTCGGCATGGTCGTCCCCTTCGTTCTGGGCTACGGGGTGATGAAGGCCACCGGGGCAGCGGAACTGGTCGCCGTCTTTGTCGGTGCCTCCTCGACGGCGACCAGCATCGGCATCAGTGCCAGGGTGCTCTCAGAACTCGGTTACCTGCGGCGAACCGAGGGCCAGATCATCCTCGGGGCGGCGGTGCTCGACGACATCCTCGGGGTGGTCATCCTCTCGGTGGTGGCGAGTATCGCCGCAGGGGGCAGCCTCGAATGGACGGGGGTGGCCCGGATCGTCGTCTCCTCGCTACTGTTCCTGGTGGGGGCGATCGTGATCGGCAACCGGTTTATGCCCTTTTTTCTGGCGATTGTCCGCCGTTTGCGCACGCGGGGCGAACTTCTGACCGCCTCCCTCGTCTTTGCCTTTGCCCTCGCCTGGCTGGCCGAGCAACTGGGTTCCGCCGCCATCATCGGTGCCTTTGCCGCCGGGCTGGTGCTCTGTGAAACCGACAAGCGTCACGACCTGGAGGCCCAACTGCGGCCTGTGACCGACTTTTTTTTGCCGATCTTTTTTATTACGGTCGGAGCCGGAGTGAATCTGGCGCTGCTTGCTGACCGACAGGCGCTGCTTCTGGCTCTCGCCCTGAGTGCCCTCGCGGTCGTAGGCAAACTTGTCTGCGGCTGGGCCGCCATCGGCGTCAAAGCCGACAAACTGGTGATCGGGGCGGGCATGGTGCCCAGGGGCGAAGTGGGCCTCGTCTTCGCGAGCGTCGGCCTCGCCACTGGCGTGCTCAGTGGGGCCAACCACACCGCCGTCGTGATCATGGTGATTCTCACCACCTTTTTCGGGCCGCTCCTTTTAGGAGCGCTGCTGCGCCGCCAGAAACGCTCCGACCTCGCCGCTTAA
- the fabI gene encoding enoyl-ACP reductase FabI encodes MITLAGKKALVLGIANNRSIAWAIAQAFHSAGAELAVNYLPDEKGRFEAKVRELTAPLAPAIFAPCDVRDDAQIAHLFETIASKWGRLDILVHCLAFGNKEDLQGPFTQIRRDGYSLAMEVSAFSLIALANRAVSLMPDGGSILTLTYIGSTRVMEGYGVMGPAKAALEANTRYLAAELGKQNVRVNAVSAGPIRTLAASGLGNIHEAIHKTEAASAIKRAVTQEEVANTALFLASDLASAITGQTIYVDCGFSIMGG; translated from the coding sequence TTGATTACCCTCGCAGGCAAAAAAGCGCTCGTCCTGGGCATCGCCAACAACCGCTCGATCGCCTGGGCGATCGCCCAGGCATTTCACAGCGCCGGTGCGGAACTGGCGGTCAATTACCTGCCCGACGAGAAGGGGCGCTTCGAGGCGAAGGTGCGCGAACTCACCGCCCCGCTCGCCCCGGCCATCTTTGCCCCCTGCGACGTGCGCGACGACGCGCAGATAGCCCACCTCTTCGAGACGATTGCGAGCAAGTGGGGCCGCCTCGATATCCTGGTCCACTGCCTGGCCTTCGGCAACAAAGAAGACCTGCAGGGGCCGTTCACCCAGATTCGCCGCGACGGCTACAGCCTGGCGATGGAGGTGAGCGCCTTTTCACTCATCGCCCTGGCCAACCGGGCTGTTTCCCTGATGCCCGACGGCGGCAGCATTCTGACGCTCACCTACATCGGCTCGACGCGGGTGATGGAAGGCTACGGCGTCATGGGACCGGCAAAAGCGGCCCTCGAAGCCAATACCCGCTATCTGGCCGCCGAATTGGGCAAACAAAACGTGCGGGTGAACGCCGTCTCCGCCGGTCCCATCCGCACCCTGGCCGCCTCCGGGCTGGGCAACATTCACGAGGCCATCCACAAGACCGAGGCAGCCTCGGCGATCAAGCGGGCCGTCACCCAAGAAGAAGTGGCCAACACAGCGCTATTTCTTGCCAGCGATCTGGCCAGCGCCATCACCGGCCAGACGATCTACGTCGATTGCGGCTTCAGCATCATGGGGGGTTAA
- the rimM gene encoding ribosome maturation factor RimM (Essential for efficient processing of 16S rRNA) — MSPDPPPVQNWLPIGRIVAAQGLRGEVRVQPLTDFGERLTRSGPRQLQPPGAPARTLELLSGRPLAGKGLFVCRFAGVADRSAAEALVGATLAVAEAERPTLAAGEFWLPDLMNAVVYRKDDPQPIGKVEDILRAGNDLLALRLVDGRRVLVPFVEALVPEVDLEAGRIVVVPIAGLLDPENAERDRPDLEGEQPEG; from the coding sequence ATGTCTCCAGACCCACCCCCAGTCCAAAACTGGCTGCCGATTGGCAGGATCGTCGCCGCTCAGGGCCTGCGCGGCGAGGTGCGCGTCCAGCCGCTCACCGACTTTGGCGAGCGGCTGACCCGGTCCGGTCCCCGCCAGCTCCAACCGCCCGGTGCGCCTGCCCGCACTCTGGAGTTGCTCTCAGGCCGTCCGTTAGCGGGCAAAGGGCTCTTTGTCTGCCGCTTCGCCGGGGTTGCCGATCGCAGCGCGGCGGAGGCGCTGGTCGGAGCGACGCTGGCGGTGGCGGAGGCCGAGCGGCCCACCCTGGCGGCGGGTGAATTCTGGCTGCCGGACTTGATGAACGCTGTTGTCTATCGCAAGGATGACCCCCAGCCAATCGGCAAAGTCGAGGACATTCTGCGGGCCGGCAACGATCTGTTGGCGCTGCGGCTGGTCGATGGCAGGCGGGTGCTGGTGCCCTTTGTCGAAGCGCTGGTGCCCGAAGTCGATCTGGAGGCGGGCCGGATCGTCGTCGTGCCGATCGCGGGCCTGCTCGATCCGGAAAATGCCGAACGCGATCGACCGGACTTGGAAGGGGAGCAGCCGGAAGGTTAA
- a CDS encoding Rne/Rng family ribonuclease yields MPKQIIIAEQYRLAAVFAEDQIQELIVASGNHQVGDIYLGIVENVLPSIDAAFVNIGNPERNGFIHVTDLGQIRLRRSSASISELVTPQQKVLVQVMKEPTGNKGPRLTGNVSLPGRFLVLMPFGRGVNLSRRIRDDDERNRLRALAVLIKPAGMGLLVRTEAAGTDEQGILEDLENLLKQWEKIQKQTTETRAPALLNRDEDFIQRVLRDAYSAQVNRIVVDSHTGVKRVKQHLLTWNGGRMPQGVYIEHHRESVPILDYFRVNAAIREALRPRVDLPSGGYVIIEPTEALTVIDVNSGSFTRSATSRETVLWTNCEAATEIARQLRLRNIAGIIVIDFIDMDARRDQLQVLEHFSKALKADKSRPQIAQLTELGLVEITRKRQGQSIYEIFGKPCPTCEGLGILTHLPGMRHDQVSGGDPYPTFAPPSEEFDGFEGEEFSAPPASEYEEEEGGDLDLTSHPVFRNERRRPILDRRPAAPSGAGNGAPSPGGGGRNRRRRGRSGNGRGDDFRGAGEANESASPVSTGAIETTPSSSSSYPPVLEAEESSQSEPAIESPAGRESHEELPPEMPIDHVPPAEQEVLAYMGLPAELLRGPALTSGNTSILSVRPPSAEKDDDEGEANDPRRRRRRRPTRGKAETASGPVTTATPEE; encoded by the coding sequence ATGCCCAAGCAAATCATTATCGCGGAACAGTACCGCCTCGCGGCTGTTTTTGCCGAAGATCAAATTCAGGAATTGATCGTCGCCTCCGGCAACCATCAAGTTGGCGATATCTACCTGGGCATTGTCGAGAACGTCCTGCCCAGCATCGATGCTGCCTTCGTCAACATCGGCAACCCGGAGCGCAACGGTTTTATTCACGTCACCGACCTCGGTCAGATTCGTCTGCGGCGCTCCTCCGCCTCGATCAGTGAACTGGTCACTCCCCAGCAGAAGGTGCTGGTGCAGGTGATGAAGGAGCCGACCGGCAACAAAGGCCCCCGCCTCACCGGCAACGTCAGCCTGCCGGGACGCTTTCTGGTGCTGATGCCCTTCGGACGCGGCGTCAACCTCTCGCGGCGCATCCGCGACGACGACGAGCGCAACCGCCTCCGGGCGCTGGCGGTGCTCATCAAACCGGCAGGAATGGGTCTGCTGGTGCGCACCGAGGCCGCCGGGACCGACGAGCAGGGCATCCTCGAAGATCTTGAGAACCTGCTCAAGCAGTGGGAAAAAATCCAGAAGCAGACCACCGAGACGCGGGCACCGGCGCTATTAAACCGCGACGAAGATTTTATCCAGCGCGTGCTGCGCGACGCCTACAGCGCCCAGGTCAACCGCATCGTCGTCGATTCGCACACCGGCGTCAAGCGCGTCAAACAGCACCTGCTCACCTGGAACGGGGGGCGGATGCCCCAGGGCGTCTACATCGAGCACCACCGCGAGTCGGTGCCGATTCTCGATTATTTTCGGGTCAACGCCGCCATCCGCGAAGCGCTCCGTCCCCGCGTCGATCTGCCCTCGGGGGGGTACGTGATTATCGAGCCGACCGAGGCGCTCACGGTCATCGATGTCAACTCGGGTTCTTTTACCCGCTCGGCCACCTCGCGGGAGACGGTGCTGTGGACCAACTGCGAAGCGGCCACCGAGATTGCCCGCCAGCTCAGGCTGCGCAACATCGCCGGCATCATCGTCATCGACTTTATCGACATGGACGCCCGGCGCGACCAATTGCAGGTGCTCGAGCACTTCTCCAAGGCGCTCAAAGCCGACAAGTCGCGCCCGCAGATCGCCCAGCTCACCGAACTGGGCCTCGTCGAAATCACCCGCAAGCGCCAGGGCCAGAGCATCTACGAAATTTTTGGCAAGCCCTGCCCGACCTGCGAAGGACTGGGCATCCTCACCCACCTGCCGGGGATGCGCCACGATCAAGTCTCAGGCGGCGATCCGTATCCGACGTTTGCCCCGCCCAGCGAGGAGTTCGACGGTTTTGAGGGCGAAGAATTCAGCGCTCCTCCCGCCTCCGAGTACGAGGAAGAAGAAGGGGGCGACCTCGATCTCACCTCGCACCCGGTCTTTCGCAACGAGCGCCGTCGTCCGATCCTCGATCGCAGGCCGGCAGCGCCGAGCGGAGCGGGCAACGGGGCTCCGTCGCCGGGCGGCGGTGGACGCAACCGCCGACGGCGTGGGCGCAGCGGCAATGGCCGGGGCGATGACTTTCGAGGGGCAGGGGAGGCAAATGAGTCCGCCTCCCCGGTTTCAACCGGCGCAATCGAAACCACCCCCTCCTCCAGTAGCTCCTACCCCCCTGTCCTCGAAGCCGAGGAGAGCAGCCAGAGCGAGCCTGCGATCGAATCTCCCGCCGGTCGCGAGAGCCACGAGGAGTTGCCTCCGGAGATGCCCATCGACCACGTGCCGCCCGCCGAGCAGGAGGTGCTCGCCTACATGGGCCTGCCCGCCGAGTTGCTGCGCGGACCCGCCCTTACCTCGGGCAACACTTCGATCCTCTCGGTGCGGCCTCCGAGCGCCGAAAAAGACGACGACGAGGGCGAGGCGAACGACCCGCGCCGCCGCCGTCGCCGCCGCCCGACGCGGGGCAAAGCGGAGACGGCGAGCGGACCGGTGACGACCGCTACGCCCGAAGAATAA
- a CDS encoding ribonuclease HII — protein MPPLGRPTLALEAPLWQQGVARLAGIDEVGRGALAGCVVAAAVILPPDLEAAALAGVSDSKLLSRPQRERLVERIERVAVAIAVGSASVIEIDRLNIRRATALAMERAIERLGGAEHLLVDGLPVRDLGRAQTAVVKGDRTSLTIAAASIVAKVTRDRWMHRLDRRFPGYGWQANVGYGTAAHLQALAELGVTPFHRRSFAPVRLALDSSSQKQNRNSGRLFD, from the coding sequence ATGCCCCCGCTCGGCAGGCCGACCCTGGCGCTGGAGGCTCCCCTCTGGCAGCAGGGGGTTGCCCGGCTCGCCGGCATCGACGAGGTGGGGCGCGGGGCACTGGCCGGTTGTGTGGTGGCAGCAGCGGTGATCCTGCCGCCGGATCTGGAGGCCGCTGCCCTGGCTGGGGTGAGCGATTCCAAGTTGCTCAGCCGCCCCCAGCGCGAGCGGCTTGTAGAGCGCATCGAACGGGTGGCGGTGGCGATTGCCGTCGGCAGCGCCTCGGTCATCGAGATCGACCGGCTCAACATTCGCCGGGCAACTGCCCTCGCCATGGAGCGGGCGATTGAGCGCCTCGGAGGAGCAGAACACCTGCTGGTGGACGGCCTGCCGGTAAGGGATCTGGGTCGTGCCCAGACGGCGGTGGTCAAAGGTGACCGCACCAGCCTCACGATCGCCGCCGCCTCGATTGTGGCGAAGGTGACCCGCGATCGCTGGATGCACCGGCTGGACCGGCGCTTTCCAGGCTATGGCTGGCAGGCCAACGTCGGTTACGGCACCGCCGCCCACCTGCAGGCGCTGGCAGAACTGGGGGTGACTCCCTTCCATCGGCGCAGCTTTGCGCCGGTGCGACTGGCCCTCGATTCAAGCAGTCAAAAACAAAACCGAAACTCTGGTCGGCTATTCGATTGA